The following are encoded together in the Pseudomonadota bacterium genome:
- a CDS encoding 2-oxoglutarate oxidoreductase, translating to MGKTFKKPDCLADQVTHYCPGCTHGVAHRLVAEVIDELGIAGKTVGIAPVGCAVMAYNYFTFDFQEAAHGRAPAMATGIKRVRPDLVVFTYQGDGDLASIGMGEIIHAANRGEKFTTIFINNAVYGMTGGQMAPTTMPGQRTTTSPFGRNIEDVGMPIKVAELLSALQTPAYIARESVIKPKYIVKAKKAIKTAFMYQLERRCFSFVELISTCPTNWGLTPVDAVKWAEEELLPYYPIGEYKTPLQAKGGDNAT from the coding sequence ATGGGAAAAACATTTAAAAAACCGGATTGCCTTGCAGATCAGGTTACTCATTATTGTCCGGGCTGCACTCATGGTGTTGCTCACAGGCTTGTAGCGGAAGTAATTGACGAGCTTGGCATAGCTGGAAAAACGGTAGGTATTGCGCCTGTTGGTTGTGCGGTAATGGCTTATAATTATTTTACGTTTGATTTTCAGGAAGCAGCACATGGGCGTGCTCCGGCAATGGCGACCGGGATAAAAAGGGTACGTCCTGATCTTGTGGTTTTTACTTATCAGGGTGATGGCGATCTTGCGAGTATTGGTATGGGTGAAATCATTCATGCTGCAAACAGGGGGGAGAAGTTTACTACTATATTCATAAACAATGCAGTTTACGGGATGACCGGTGGGCAGATGGCTCCCACAACCATGCCTGGTCAGCGTACAACTACTTCACCTTTTGGCCGCAATATTGAAGATGTTGGGATGCCGATTAAAGTTGCCGAATTGCTTTCGGCCCTTCAGACTCCTGCATATATTGCAAGAGAATCGGTTATAAAGCCAAAGTATATTGTAAAAGCCAAAAAAGCTATTAAAACGGCTTTTATGTACCAGCTTGAGCGCAGGTGTTTTAGCTTTGTTGAACTTATCAGCACATGTCCTACAAACTGGGGACTTACACCTGTTGATGCAGTAAAATGGGCTGAGGAAGAACTTCTTCCCTATTATCCTATAGGAGAATATAAAACCCCGCTGCAGGCAAAAGGAGGAGATAATGCAACGTGA
- the vorB gene encoding 3-methyl-2-oxobutanoate dehydrogenase subunit VorB: MGKILMKGNEAIGEAAIRAGCLNYFAYPITPQSEVSEYLSYRMPEVGGVFLQGESEVAVGYMVFGASACGERVFTTSSSPGISLMSEAISYIAGAQCPAVFVNIMRGGPGLGGILPSQADYFQATKGGGHGDYRLLVMAPASVQEAVEMVMMAFPLAEKYRNPVMIVGDGLIGQMMEPVEFPEHLKSEPTNKDSWATNGMDTRKSTKKNIVKSLFLDPVVLNNNNLTLKEKYNRMKREDVMWESYNTDNDYRLLIVSYGTMSRVCKTAVDNMKEEGIEIGLIRPKTLFPFPEKAVLEAASKNSCKMALSIEMSMGQMVEDVERCVQGKCPVKWYGSCGGDVPTPEEIMDAVKSYL, translated from the coding sequence ATGGGAAAGATTTTGATGAAGGGAAATGAAGCAATAGGTGAAGCGGCAATCAGAGCAGGTTGCTTGAACTACTTTGCCTATCCCATTACTCCTCAGTCTGAAGTTTCGGAGTACCTTTCATATCGCATGCCTGAAGTTGGTGGCGTATTTTTACAAGGTGAGAGTGAAGTCGCAGTAGGATATATGGTTTTTGGCGCATCTGCTTGCGGCGAAAGGGTATTTACAACTTCATCAAGTCCTGGAATTAGCCTTATGAGCGAAGCGATAAGCTATATTGCAGGCGCCCAGTGCCCTGCGGTATTTGTAAATATCATGAGAGGAGGCCCAGGATTGGGTGGAATTCTTCCATCTCAAGCCGATTACTTTCAGGCAACAAAAGGCGGCGGTCATGGGGATTATAGATTACTTGTTATGGCGCCAGCAAGTGTTCAGGAAGCGGTCGAGATGGTTATGATGGCTTTTCCTCTTGCGGAGAAATACCGAAATCCTGTTATGATTGTAGGTGATGGTCTTATCGGGCAGATGATGGAACCAGTGGAATTTCCCGAACACTTAAAATCAGAACCTACCAATAAAGATTCCTGGGCCACAAACGGGATGGATACAAGAAAGAGTACAAAGAAAAATATTGTAAAGTCCCTTTTTCTTGATCCGGTTGTGCTCAATAATAATAATCTGACCCTTAAAGAAAAGTATAACCGCATGAAACGCGAAGACGTCATGTGGGAATCATACAATACAGATAATGATTACAGGTTGCTTATAGTAAGTTATGGAACAATGAGCAGGGTCTGTAAAACGGCTGTTGATAATATGAAGGAAGAAGGAATCGAGATCGGTTTGATAAGACCCAAAACATTGTTTCCTTTTCCTGAAAAAGCCGTTTTGGAAGCGGCATCTAAAAACAGCTGTAAAATGGCGTTAAGCATTGAGATGAGTATGGGGCAGATGGTTGAAGATGTTGAAAGATGTGTTCAAGGGAAGTGCCCTGTTAAATGGTATGGGAGTTGTGGCGGTGATGTGCCTACGCCTGAAGAAATAATGGATGCGGTAAAGTCGTATCTTTAA
- a CDS encoding 4Fe-4S binding protein, which translates to MAYKHYIDLNICKGCGLCVDVCPKKILEISTDVNEKGYFSAYQARHENCVFCSTCCIMCPDAAISITEVKDE; encoded by the coding sequence ATGGCTTACAAACATTATATAGATTTAAACATATGCAAGGGATGCGGTTTGTGTGTGGATGTGTGTCCTAAAAAAATTCTTGAAATATCAACAGATGTGAATGAAAAAGGTTATTTTTCAGCTTACCAGGCACGCCATGAGAACTGCGTTTTCTGTTCAACATGTTGTATTATGTGTCCGGATGCAGCCATTAGCATAACGGAAGTAAAGGATGAATAA
- a CDS encoding cobalamin biosynthesis protein CbiA, with product MDILLEGIVVIVGNYGSGKTEISVNYAVERKLAGVDVSIADLDLINPYFRTREARKQLIKLGIEVVLPPEKYLHADLAILDPAVSGLIRNPRQLTILDVGGDKPGGRVLAALGDAFKGRKYRLLQVINPYRPFTDTLKGCIKAKEGIENVSGMRISGIIGNANLINETGTDTIYEGYEFVSIVADNTGLPLEFITIPSSLSGKVDMKQFLCPVLTLKRQLVPPWIKPE from the coding sequence ATGGATATTTTGCTTGAGGGAATTGTTGTAATAGTTGGAAATTACGGTAGCGGTAAAACCGAAATTTCAGTAAATTATGCAGTTGAGAGAAAACTTGCCGGGGTGGATGTAAGCATTGCGGATCTTGATCTTATAAATCCTTATTTTAGAACGCGTGAGGCAAGAAAGCAGCTTATTAAGCTTGGTATAGAAGTTGTTTTGCCACCGGAAAAATATCTTCATGCCGATCTTGCCATATTAGATCCGGCTGTTTCAGGACTAATAAGAAATCCGCGACAGCTTACGATATTGGATGTTGGTGGAGATAAGCCAGGGGGCAGGGTGCTTGCTGCTCTTGGAGATGCTTTTAAAGGCAGGAAATATCGCCTTTTGCAGGTTATAAATCCTTACAGGCCTTTTACCGATACCTTAAAAGGTTGTATTAAAGCAAAAGAAGGGATAGAAAATGTTTCCGGGATGCGCATTAGCGGTATCATAGGCAATGCAAATCTTATTAATGAGACCGGCACTGATACAATATATGAGGGTTATGAATTTGTTTCCATAGTTGCAGATAATACCGGCCTGCCGCTGGAATTTATAACAATTCCTTCTTCGCTTTCCGGCAAAGTGGATATGAAACAATTTTTGTGCCCTGTTTTGACATTAAAAAGGCAGCTTGTTCCGCCCTGGATAAAACCAGAATAA
- a CDS encoding superoxide dismutase, Ni, which produces MKTFKKVMLLITFITVSYSMIVPQTGYAHCQIPCGIYNDYARVQSMLEDTDTIEKSAKLIAELAGKPDAQSQNQLVRWVMNKEKHAQNIISTISDYFLTQRIKPDQKDYSERLIKHHTVIIAAMKAKQNADVKYAKALRESIQALLSYYPEHTHN; this is translated from the coding sequence ATGAAAACCTTTAAAAAAGTAATGTTGTTAATCACCTTTATTACAGTCAGTTATAGTATGATTGTACCCCAAACAGGGTATGCTCACTGTCAGATTCCATGTGGAATTTACAATGATTATGCCAGGGTTCAATCGATGCTTGAAGATACCGATACCATAGAGAAATCAGCCAAATTAATTGCTGAATTGGCAGGAAAACCTGATGCGCAATCTCAAAACCAATTGGTTCGCTGGGTAATGAACAAGGAAAAACACGCCCAAAACATCATCTCTACAATCAGTGATTACTTTTTAACCCAAAGGATTAAGCCGGATCAAAAAGATTATTCCGAACGTTTAATAAAACATCATACGGTAATCATTGCTGCAATGAAAGCTAAACAAAATGCTGATGTCAAATATGCAAAAGCCTTAAGGGAAAGCATCCAAGCTCTCTTATCTTACTATCCTGAACACACGCATAATTAA
- a CDS encoding MaoC family dehydratase N-terminal domain-containing protein: MMVKYYEDFTIGVEEAVGSHVVDKQEIIDYAIKWDPQPIHIDEEKAKNSDFKGLIAAGSHIFAISILIINRWEYKVKAIAMLGMDEVKFKRAVCPGDVLSLTHKCIYKRESENQKDRGIIKNRIIIKNQRNEIVLTYIDIMLIAKSNRNEPVSKRPISADLKRWAQISQEVTRSEA; encoded by the coding sequence ATGATGGTAAAATATTATGAAGATTTCACTATAGGTGTTGAAGAGGCTGTTGGAAGTCATGTTGTGGATAAACAGGAAATTATTGATTACGCAATAAAATGGGACCCGCAGCCGATTCACATTGATGAAGAAAAAGCAAAAAATTCGGATTTTAAAGGTCTTATTGCAGCCGGATCTCATATCTTTGCGATTTCAATTTTAATCATAAACCGTTGGGAATACAAAGTTAAGGCAATTGCCATGCTTGGTATGGATGAAGTAAAGTTTAAACGTGCCGTGTGTCCCGGAGATGTGCTTTCATTAACACATAAATGTATTTATAAACGGGAATCGGAAAATCAAAAGGATCGTGGAATTATAAAAAACAGGATAATCATTAAAAATCAAAGGAATGAAATTGTGCTTACGTATATTGACATTATGCTTATAGCAAAGAGTAATAGAAATGAGCCAGTTTCAAAACGCCCCATTTCGGCCGATCTTAAGCGTTGGGCTCAAATTTCGCAGGAAGTGACACGTAGTGAAGCATAA
- a CDS encoding lipid-binding SYLF domain-containing protein, with product MKEKGRNIKFCVLIIVAIFALNFNGFAHAENYSGTIKLFKKSKAVQPFFKSAYGYAVFPVIGKGGFFVGGAYGNGKVYKGGKVTGAASLVKMSVGWQAGGQAFSEIIFFQDKRAYDEFTSGEFALNAQASAVAVTAGAQMQTGSQGASIGASAGPRNGVQAKTKYIKGMAVFVHAKGGLMYEATIGGQKFNFTPVWGK from the coding sequence ATGAAGGAAAAAGGGAGAAATATTAAATTTTGTGTTTTAATTATCGTGGCTATTTTTGCATTGAATTTTAATGGTTTTGCGCATGCCGAAAACTATTCAGGCACGATCAAATTATTCAAAAAATCCAAAGCAGTTCAACCGTTTTTCAAAAGTGCATATGGCTATGCCGTTTTTCCGGTAATCGGAAAAGGTGGTTTTTTTGTGGGCGGGGCTTACGGCAATGGGAAGGTATATAAAGGCGGTAAAGTAACCGGAGCAGCATCCCTGGTAAAAATGTCGGTAGGCTGGCAGGCCGGTGGCCAGGCTTTTAGTGAAATAATATTTTTCCAGGATAAACGGGCTTACGATGAATTTACCAGCGGTGAGTTTGCCTTAAATGCCCAGGCATCAGCCGTTGCCGTAACCGCAGGAGCTCAAATGCAAACAGGTTCCCAGGGTGCATCTATCGGCGCAAGTGCAGGTCCGCGTAACGGAGTACAGGCAAAAACCAAATATATAAAGGGTATGGCTGTATTCGTTCACGCCAAAGGTGGATTAATGTATGAAGCAACCATTGGCGGACAAAAGTTTAATTTTACACCAGTTTGGGGTAAATAA
- a CDS encoding acetyl-CoA synthase subunit gamma codes for MPQVSTKLTFADHLGTWKARWGVGRMNYMVPPGLYAIGTPTEDDPVIVTANYKMTYDIVRSVLTGYNVWLLVLETYGINVWCAAGKGSFSTQELVQRIALSNLARIVSHRRLILPILGAPGVAAHEVKRQTGFNIRYAAIRAGDIVQYLENNMKTTAQMQKQTFTFRERAVLIPVELLLEMKVTVIAVTTLFIIATVLNGIHCGLMAVYAYLGAVFSGIAVAPLLLPWLPGKSFAFKGFLTGLAWIAAFYFLADGQDWNVLIIAAAFLAIPAVSAFYTLNFTGCTPFTSRSGVKKEIRFAVPAMAIAVILSVFFVFSGKFL; via the coding sequence GTGCCTCAAGTTTCCACAAAGCTTACCTTTGCCGATCATCTCGGCACCTGGAAAGCCCGCTGGGGTGTTGGTCGTATGAATTATATGGTACCACCCGGCCTTTATGCAATCGGAACACCGACAGAAGATGATCCGGTAATAGTAACCGCTAACTATAAAATGACCTATGACATCGTCCGCAGTGTTCTGACAGGATATAATGTCTGGCTTCTCGTCCTTGAAACCTATGGCATCAATGTTTGGTGTGCTGCCGGAAAAGGATCTTTCAGCACACAAGAACTGGTGCAGCGTATAGCTTTATCCAATCTGGCCAGAATTGTATCTCACCGCCGTCTTATTCTACCGATTTTGGGTGCGCCGGGAGTAGCGGCTCACGAAGTAAAAAGGCAAACCGGCTTTAACATCAGATATGCGGCAATACGGGCCGGAGATATTGTGCAATATCTGGAAAACAACATGAAAACTACCGCTCAAATGCAGAAACAAACATTCACGTTCCGGGAGCGAGCAGTACTCATCCCTGTTGAATTGTTACTGGAAATGAAAGTAACTGTCATTGCAGTGACGACACTGTTTATTATAGCAACAGTGTTGAATGGGATTCACTGTGGTCTCATGGCAGTTTACGCATATCTTGGCGCTGTGTTTTCCGGTATCGCGGTTGCGCCTCTGCTTCTTCCATGGCTTCCCGGAAAGAGCTTTGCCTTCAAGGGATTTCTAACAGGATTAGCATGGATTGCTGCCTTTTATTTTCTTGCCGACGGACAAGACTGGAATGTATTAATCATTGCTGCTGCTTTTCTGGCTATCCCTGCTGTAAGCGCCTTTTACACGCTGAATTTTACCGGATGCACTCCCTTTACTTCACGTTCGGGTGTAAAAAAGGAGATACGGTTCGCAGTACCTGCTATGGCAATTGCAGTTATACTGAGTGTATTCTTTGTATTTTCGGGAAAATTTCTGTGA
- a CDS encoding 4Fe-4S binding protein → MKGFSYLSNVSTLKLDTNKCIGCGRCLEVCPHQVFSLEEGKAMITCFDACIECGACARNCPSTALFVDAGVGCANGIIKEWINEQNIFCVRNKCC, encoded by the coding sequence GTGAAAGGTTTTAGCTATCTGAGTAATGTGTCAACACTTAAGCTTGATACAAACAAATGTATTGGTTGCGGCAGATGTTTGGAAGTCTGTCCACACCAGGTGTTTTCATTAGAAGAAGGAAAAGCTATGATCACCTGTTTCGATGCCTGCATAGAGTGTGGTGCCTGCGCCAGGAATTGTCCTTCGACTGCTCTTTTTGTTGATGCCGGTGTCGGTTGCGCAAATGGAATAATTAAAGAATGGATTAATGAACAAAATATTTTTTGTGTACGTAATAAGTGCTGCTGA
- a CDS encoding putative molybdenum carrier protein: MLNKIISGGQTGVERAALDVAIKLDLAHGGWISNEDGPISEKYKLKETESPGFKIYTEQNVIDSDGILIISHGKLTDDFQLTQKYAKDQKKSCLHMDLNKINSFKAANDINIWVQNNDIEVLNVTGPSANKDPAIYMIVSDILEAAIYLNIMNTNMFDNAQKKPGKSDGTDWIGLPKTVEEVLDTLISIMPLKDKITLANMTDEELGSLNSTLGLFLRNNYRLWGANTELLESCRIISGEKNIDTYKASSVIIFELWKILQKTHKLRVIK, encoded by the coding sequence ATGCTTAATAAAATCATATCAGGAGGACAAACAGGTGTTGAAAGGGCTGCACTGGATGTTGCCATAAAGCTTGATTTAGCGCATGGTGGGTGGATTTCTAATGAAGACGGGCCTATTTCAGAAAAATATAAATTAAAAGAAACGGAAAGTCCCGGTTTTAAAATATACACGGAACAAAACGTAATTGACTCGGACGGAATTTTGATAATCTCTCATGGCAAGCTTACCGACGATTTTCAATTAACACAAAAATACGCAAAAGACCAAAAAAAGTCTTGTTTGCATATGGACCTTAATAAAATTAATTCATTTAAAGCAGCAAATGATATTAATATTTGGGTGCAAAACAATGATATTGAGGTCTTGAATGTAACAGGGCCAAGTGCAAACAAAGATCCTGCAATTTATATGATTGTTTCGGACATTTTGGAAGCAGCCATCTATTTAAACATCATGAATACAAACATGTTTGATAATGCTCAGAAAAAACCCGGGAAAAGTGATGGAACAGATTGGATTGGTTTACCGAAAACAGTTGAAGAAGTACTTGATACTTTGATTTCAATAATGCCTTTAAAAGATAAGATAACACTTGCGAATATGACTGATGAGGAATTGGGCAGCTTAAACTCTACACTGGGTTTATTTTTACGAAATAACTATAGATTATGGGGAGCAAATACAGAACTATTGGAATCATGCCGAATTATTTCCGGTGAAAAAAATATTGATACTTACAAAGCTTCATCAGTTATTATTTTTGAATTATGGAAAATATTGCAAAAAACCCATAAGCTTAGAGTAATCAAATGA
- a CDS encoding CbbQ/NirQ/NorQ/GpvN family protein — protein sequence MKDNNGWEGDSNLIEKEPYYIPCKNEIDLFERAYATKLPVMLKGPTGCGKTRFVEYMAYRLKRPLITVACHEDLFATDLVGRFLLKNDETVWMDGPLTKAVRMGAICYLDEIVEARKDSTVVIHPLTDYRRTLGIDKTGEVIVAHPDFMLVVSYNPGYQSVLKDMKQSTRQRFIAMAFDYPEADKEAKIVSHEGGVSDDMALKLVFLAGKIRTMREHGLTEGASTRLLIYAAKLISSDIPVKEACMSAICLPLTDDEKLIDTLSDLISDVF from the coding sequence ATGAAAGATAATAACGGATGGGAAGGAGATTCTAATCTAATAGAAAAAGAACCTTATTATATTCCTTGCAAGAATGAAATTGATTTATTTGAGCGGGCCTATGCTACAAAGCTCCCTGTTATGCTGAAAGGTCCTACGGGATGCGGTAAAACAAGGTTTGTCGAATATATGGCGTATCGTTTAAAACGGCCTCTTATAACTGTTGCCTGCCATGAAGACCTTTTTGCAACAGACCTTGTGGGCCGTTTTTTGCTGAAAAATGATGAAACAGTCTGGATGGACGGCCCCTTAACAAAAGCAGTTCGTATGGGAGCAATTTGTTATCTGGATGAAATTGTTGAAGCCAGAAAAGATTCAACTGTTGTTATTCATCCTCTTACTGATTATCGCAGAACTCTTGGAATCGATAAAACAGGAGAAGTAATTGTTGCGCATCCTGATTTCATGCTGGTTGTTTCATATAATCCGGGCTATCAGTCTGTATTAAAAGATATGAAACAAAGCACACGGCAAAGGTTTATAGCGATGGCGTTCGATTATCCGGAAGCTGACAAAGAAGCAAAGATTGTATCTCATGAAGGTGGAGTATCAGATGATATGGCATTAAAGCTTGTCTTTCTTGCCGGTAAAATCAGGACTATGCGTGAGCACGGGTTAACAGAAGGAGCCAGCACCCGACTTTTAATTTATGCGGCAAAGCTTATAAGCTCTGATATTCCGGTTAAAGAAGCCTGTATGTCTGCAATATGTCTTCCGCTTACAGATGATGAAAAGCTTATTGACACTTTAAGCGATTTGATAAGTGATGTTTTTTAA
- a CDS encoding PAS domain S-box protein — MSLLANHLATDNTKISFDAPEAIYRFLVENSQAAFYVIQDGLFTFVNKSFCELSGYTYDEIIDRMGPTDLVHPREHKIVLKTLEKYLNEEKYNCEQTLDIIRKDGQIIRVQIAVNFSINNEKPMVSGSIIDISKENDLESQLLQAQKMEAIGNLAGGIAHDFNNIITILAGYGNLLQLNIDKSDPSRHYVDQILLASQKAASLTQKLLTFSRQQPIALKPLNINTIINETKNLLERLITEDIRLTTDLSPEDVIIMADPTQIDQILFNLIVNAKDAMPSGGDLKLSTRTGELDEEFVKTHGFGKPGRYAVIEVSDTGTGINKDTIEKIYNPFFTTKEVGKGTGLGLSTVYGILKQHKGYITVFSKPDQGATFSVYFPIVKSMTHAMLPSDIRQIRSGKEVILVAEDDDDVRYFIIDILNRFGYKAIGAKDGTDAISKYRENKDISLIVMDSIMPRKNGKEVCDCIKQIQPDIKILFMSGYSSDILADKGLLEHEVEYIEKPIYYEDFIQKVRSILDK, encoded by the coding sequence ATGAGCCTACTAGCGAACCACCTTGCAACTGATAATACAAAAATCTCTTTTGATGCACCGGAAGCTATCTATCGTTTTCTTGTGGAAAATTCTCAGGCAGCATTTTATGTTATCCAGGATGGGCTGTTTACTTTTGTAAATAAAAGTTTTTGTGAGCTATCGGGTTATACTTATGATGAGATTATAGACCGGATGGGTCCGACAGATCTGGTGCATCCAAGAGAGCACAAAATCGTTTTGAAAACACTTGAAAAATATCTGAATGAAGAAAAATATAATTGTGAACAAACACTTGATATTATAAGAAAAGACGGTCAGATTATAAGGGTGCAAATTGCAGTAAACTTTTCCATCAACAATGAAAAACCCATGGTTTCAGGTTCAATCATTGATATTTCGAAAGAAAATGATCTTGAATCCCAGCTTCTTCAGGCTCAAAAAATGGAAGCTATAGGAAATCTTGCAGGCGGAATTGCACATGACTTCAACAATATTATTACAATACTGGCAGGTTATGGCAATCTTCTTCAATTGAATATAGATAAATCTGATCCATCAAGACATTATGTGGATCAAATACTACTTGCTTCTCAAAAGGCGGCAAGCTTGACTCAAAAGCTTTTAACGTTCAGCAGACAGCAACCTATTGCCTTAAAACCATTAAACATTAATACTATAATAAATGAAACTAAAAATCTTTTAGAACGCCTCATAACCGAAGATATCAGGTTAACAACTGATCTTTCACCTGAAGACGTTATTATTATGGCAGATCCCACTCAAATTGATCAAATACTCTTTAATCTTATAGTCAATGCAAAAGACGCAATGCCGTCAGGAGGGGATTTGAAGTTATCAACCAGAACTGGTGAACTGGACGAAGAATTTGTAAAAACGCACGGATTTGGCAAACCGGGAAGATATGCAGTTATTGAGGTATCTGATACCGGAACTGGTATAAATAAAGACACTATTGAAAAGATATATAATCCCTTTTTTACCACTAAAGAAGTAGGCAAAGGAACCGGGCTTGGTCTGTCCACTGTTTATGGGATACTTAAACAGCATAAAGGATATATTACTGTCTTCAGTAAACCTGATCAGGGTGCAACCTTTAGTGTATATTTTCCTATAGTCAAAAGTATGACACATGCAATGTTGCCATCGGATATTAGACAGATAAGATCCGGAAAAGAGGTAATTTTAGTCGCTGAAGATGATGATGATGTAAGATATTTTATCATCGATATTCTTAACAGATTTGGCTATAAAGCCATTGGGGCAAAAGACGGAACGGATGCCATCAGCAAGTACCGTGAGAACAAAGATATTTCACTTATAGTTATGGATTCGATAATGCCCCGAAAAAATGGTAAAGAAGTTTGCGATTGTATAAAACAGATACAACCAGATATAAAAATACTGTTTATGAGCGGATATTCTTCTGATATATTAGCCGATAAGGGGCTTTTAGAGCATGAAGTTGAATATATTGAAAAGCCTATATATTATGAAGACTTTATACAAAAAGTAAGAAGTATCCTCGATAAATAG
- a CDS encoding transposase gives MNNRKTYTGDFKAKVVLELINNKKSLNDLATQYALHPNQIKNWKSLFLKKAVNIFDDKRRARRPDK, from the coding sequence ATGAATAATCGCAAAACATATACCGGTGACTTTAAGGCTAAAGTGGTTTTAGAATTAATTAATAATAAGAAGAGCCTAAACGACTTGGCTACACAATACGCACTGCATCCCAATCAGATCAAAAACTGGAAATCATTATTCTTAAAAAAAGCTGTGAATATATTTGATGATAAGAGACGGGCAAGAAGGCCGGATAAATAG
- a CDS encoding transposase, with amino-acid sequence MNKRKTYTGDFKAKVVLELINNKKNLKELAVRYELHPNQIKNWKSLFLKEAVNVFDDKRRIRRADG; translated from the coding sequence ATGAATAAGCGCAAAACATATACCGGAGACTTTAAGGCTAAAGTTGTACTGGAATTAATTAATAACAAAAAAAATCTTAAAGAATTGGCAGTGCGATATGAACTGCATCCAAATCAAATAAAAAATTGGAAATCTTTATTTCTGAAAGAAGCAGTGAATGTATTTGACGATAAAAGACGAATAAGAAGAGCGGATGGATAA
- a CDS encoding ABC transporter permease translates to MFWETFFLALREIRRNVLRSSLTILGIVIGVAAVITMVTLGNGATAQVTANISSLGSNLLQVRPGQGQRGPGGTRSTAKNLEVDDAEVISREISGLAAVAPVGSQGAQAIYSNLNWSTTINGSTNAYLQVRNWRLKKGREFTDGELRSGRAVCILGDTVREKLFGGQNSLGEAIRMGKLTCRVIGVLETKGQSSFGSDEDDLVIIPLRTLQRRMAGNKDIQQILISAKNGVSTTKVKEDIERLMRERRRIATGKDDDFHVMDMQEIVTMLTGTTQVLTALLGAVAAVSLLVGGIGIMNIMLVSVTERTREIGTRLAIGALEQEVLMQFLVEAVVLSCFGGITGIIFGLITAQIGARVLGVPFIFNPGIVFLAFLFSAAVGIVFGYFPARKAAQMDPIEALRYE, encoded by the coding sequence ATGTTTTGGGAAACATTTTTTCTGGCATTGAGAGAAATCCGTCGAAATGTTCTGCGCTCATCGCTTACTATCCTTGGTATTGTTATCGGTGTTGCGGCTGTTATCACCATGGTGACCTTAGGAAACGGGGCAACCGCGCAGGTAACCGCCAATATTTCGAGCCTTGGCAGCAATCTGTTGCAGGTAAGACCGGGTCAGGGCCAGCGTGGGCCCGGCGGCACACGATCAACAGCAAAGAATCTGGAAGTTGACGATGCCGAAGTCATCAGCCGTGAGATTTCAGGACTGGCTGCGGTGGCTCCCGTTGGATCACAGGGGGCGCAGGCAATTTACAGTAATTTAAACTGGTCAACCACGATTAACGGCAGTACCAATGCATATCTTCAGGTCAGGAACTGGCGGCTTAAAAAGGGGCGCGAATTTACCGACGGCGAGTTGCGCAGCGGTCGTGCTGTGTGCATCCTTGGAGATACAGTTCGTGAAAAACTCTTCGGCGGTCAAAATTCTCTGGGTGAAGCCATTCGCATGGGAAAATTGACCTGCCGGGTTATTGGAGTGCTTGAAACCAAAGGTCAGTCAAGCTTTGGTTCGGACGAAGACGATCTGGTAATTATTCCGTTACGAACACTTCAGCGACGGATGGCCGGGAATAAAGATATCCAGCAAATTTTAATCTCAGCAAAAAACGGTGTTTCTACTACCAAAGTTAAAGAAGACATCGAGAGGCTGATGCGGGAACGTCGGCGTATAGCGACAGGCAAGGATGATGATTTTCATGTCATGGATATGCAGGAAATTGTCACTATGCTGACAGGCACTACGCAAGTGCTTACAGCATTGTTGGGGGCTGTTGCTGCAGTAAGTCTTTTGGTTGGTGGCATCGGCATCATGAATATCATGCTGGTATCGGTTACCGAACGTACACGTGAAATCGGCACCCGGTTAGCCATTGGTGCTTTGGAACAGGAGGTGCTCATGCAGTTTCTGGTTGAGGCTGTTGTACTTTCCTGTTTTGGCGGAATTACAGGAATCATATTTGGCCTGATCACTGCTCAAATCGGTGCCAGGGTTCTGGGTGTTCCATTTATATTCAATCCCGGCATTGTGTTTCTGGCCTTTTTGTTTTCGGCTGCCGTAGGGATTGTTTTTGGATATTTCCCGGCCCGCAAGGCCGCTCAAATGGATCCAATCGAGGCCTTGCGATACGAATGA